In Campylobacter mucosalis, a single window of DNA contains:
- the speA gene encoding biosynthetic arginine decarboxylase: protein MNDYGLNIWGNSNFIIEDGKLCLNTPSKPAIIDIVKQIRDDGYRGPLLLRFPHLIQKQVEQMYASFAKAKKEFGYKGNFNAVYPLKVNQYPGFVKNLVELGKPYKYGIEAGSKAELLLAMAYNNEGAPITVNGFKDKEMINIGFIAAEMGHNITLTIEGLNELEAIIAISKERFSPKPNIGLRIRLHSSGSGIWAKSGGIYSKFGLTSTELIEAINMLKKANLIEYFTMIHFHIGSQITEIHPLKKALTEAGNIYAELRKMGAKNLKAINLGGGLAIEYSQFKQTTSRNYTLNEYANDVVYLLKTIAEQKNEPEPDIFTESGRYISASHAVLVAPVLELFSQEHTEEKLNLKKKNPQLITELYDLYNSIKPSNALEYLHDSVHHMESVLTLFDLGYVDLQDRSNAEVLVNLISKKAVFLLGNKSNIDLSKVQKDVQERYLVNFSLFQSLPDFWGLGQNFPIMPLDRLDIRPTLPASIWDITCDSDGEIGYNDETNPLLLHDVDVEKEDYFLGFFLVGAYQEVLGMKHNLFTHPTEATIKITQSGFEIENLLESQSILDILEDMDYNIYEIQDTLNERLEKSSLINDTQKKQVLGELYLFLNDNSYLKTIE, encoded by the coding sequence ATGAACGACTATGGCTTAAATATCTGGGGAAACTCAAATTTTATCATAGAAGACGGCAAGCTATGCCTAAACACACCTAGCAAACCTGCCATTATCGATATCGTAAAACAGATACGAGATGACGGATACAGAGGACCATTACTACTTCGCTTTCCACACCTTATACAAAAGCAAGTAGAGCAGATGTATGCTAGTTTTGCAAAGGCAAAAAAGGAGTTTGGCTACAAAGGAAATTTTAACGCCGTATATCCTTTAAAGGTAAATCAATATCCAGGTTTTGTAAAAAATTTAGTAGAGCTTGGCAAACCTTATAAATACGGCATTGAAGCTGGCAGTAAGGCCGAGTTGCTTTTAGCTATGGCTTACAACAACGAGGGTGCACCCATAACCGTTAATGGCTTTAAAGACAAAGAGATGATAAATATAGGTTTTATAGCCGCAGAAATGGGGCATAATATCACTCTTACAATAGAGGGTTTAAACGAGCTTGAGGCAATTATAGCCATCTCAAAAGAGAGATTTTCACCAAAACCAAACATAGGACTACGCATAAGACTACACAGCTCAGGCTCTGGAATTTGGGCAAAAAGCGGTGGAATTTACTCAAAATTTGGACTAACGTCAACAGAGCTAATAGAAGCCATAAATATGCTAAAAAAGGCAAATTTGATTGAGTATTTTACAATGATACACTTTCATATAGGCTCACAAATAACTGAAATTCATCCGCTTAAAAAGGCTCTTACGGAAGCTGGTAACATCTACGCAGAGCTAAGAAAAATGGGTGCAAAAAACCTAAAAGCGATAAATTTAGGTGGCGGACTTGCTATTGAGTACTCGCAATTTAAACAAACAACAAGCCGAAACTACACACTAAACGAATACGCAAATGACGTGGTTTACCTGCTTAAAACCATAGCCGAGCAAAAAAACGAGCCAGAGCCTGATATTTTTACCGAAAGCGGCAGATATATCTCTGCCTCTCACGCTGTTTTGGTCGCTCCAGTACTTGAGCTTTTTAGCCAAGAGCATACCGAAGAGAAGCTAAATTTAAAGAAAAAAAATCCACAGTTAATCACTGAACTTTACGACCTATACAACAGCATAAAGCCGTCAAACGCACTTGAGTATCTGCACGACAGCGTTCATCATATGGAGAGCGTTTTGACGCTATTTGACCTTGGATATGTTGATTTACAAGACCGCTCAAATGCAGAAGTTTTGGTAAATTTAATAAGCAAAAAAGCAGTATTTTTACTCGGCAACAAAAGCAACATCGATCTAAGCAAGGTCCAAAAAGATGTGCAAGAAAGATACCTTGTCAATTTCTCACTGTTTCAAAGTTTGCCTGATTTTTGGGGACTTGGTCAAAATTTCCCAATTATGCCACTTGACCGCCTTGATATCCGCCCTACTCTACCAGCCTCGATTTGGGACATCACCTGCGATAGTGACGGAGAGATAGGCTACAACGACGAAACAAATCCTCTGTTGCTACACGATGTAGATGTTGAAAAAGAGGACTATTTTTTAGGCTTTTTCTTAGTTGGAGCCTATCAAGAGGTGCTAGGAATGAAACACAATCTCTTTACTCATCCAACCGAAGCAACGATAAAAATAACACAAAGTGGCTTTGAGATAGAAAATTTGCTAGAGAGCCAGAGCATTCTTGATATATTAGAAGATATGGATTATAACATCTATGAGATACAAGATACACTAAATGAACGCCTTGAAAAATCAAGCCTGATAAATGACACGCAGAAAAAGCAGGTGCTTGGTGAGCTATACTTGTTCTTAAATGACAACAGCTACCTAAAAACCATAGAATGA
- a CDS encoding HypC/HybG/HupF family hydrogenase formation chaperone → MCLSIPSKVLEIDEQNVALVETLGVKRKVSLDLIAEPVNVGEYVLIHVGFAMEKIDTKIAQESLEIYRQMADNMEKGVISDDDGDMGLKDMLDGSHK, encoded by the coding sequence ATGTGCCTTTCTATACCTTCAAAAGTGCTTGAGATAGATGAGCAAAATGTCGCGCTTGTAGAAACTCTTGGCGTAAAGCGTAAGGTTAGTCTTGATCTTATAGCTGAGCCGGTAAATGTGGGAGAATACGTGCTTATACACGTTGGCTTTGCAATGGAGAAAATAGATACAAAAATAGCACAAGAGAGCCTTGAGATTTATCGTCAAATGGCAGATAATATGGAAAAGGGCGTCATTAGCGATGATGATGGAGATATGGGATTAAAGGATATGCTAGATGGATCTCATAAATGA
- the thiF gene encoding sulfur carrier protein ThiS adenylyltransferase ThiF, whose translation MIEVSINGFHFSTNSTTTAQLRAEFLDKSSEISAFLTKHDLVNADIFILNGFATTNDVSLNNGDKITIIKRGVMPDLEILRSMIEARNTPELNNALKNACIGVAGLGGLGSNIALSLARAGVTKLIVADFDVVEPSNLNRQQYYVRHIGLKKTQAIKELIADVNPFVKVIAHDVKIDANNVSSVFSPCSIICEAFDNVAGKHMFLTQAANSLKDKQIICGSGMAGHFSSNLIKTTKFAKNVYICGDMKNEAKFHQGLMAPRVGICANHQANMALRLLMGLAE comes from the coding sequence ATGATAGAAGTTAGTATAAATGGATTTCACTTTAGCACAAATTCCACCACAACAGCCCAGTTAAGGGCTGAGTTTTTGGATAAAAGCAGTGAAATTTCTGCTTTTTTAACAAAACACGATTTAGTAAATGCTGATATTTTTATCCTAAATGGCTTTGCTACCACAAATGATGTATCGCTAAATAATGGCGATAAGATAACAATCATAAAACGTGGAGTTATGCCAGATCTTGAAATTTTAAGGTCAATGATAGAGGCTAGAAACACTCCTGAGCTAAACAACGCACTTAAAAATGCTTGTATCGGAGTGGCTGGACTTGGTGGACTTGGATCAAATATCGCACTAAGCCTGGCTCGTGCTGGAGTGACAAAGCTTATCGTGGCTGACTTTGACGTAGTTGAACCAAGCAACCTAAATCGCCAACAATACTACGTCCGCCACATAGGTCTTAAAAAGACACAAGCCATAAAGGAGCTAATAGCCGACGTAAATCCATTTGTCAAGGTTATTGCTCACGATGTTAAAATAGATGCTAATAACGTATCTAGCGTATTTTCGCCTTGCAGTATTATCTGTGAGGCGTTTGATAATGTTGCGGGAAAACATATGTTTTTAACACAAGCTGCAAATAGCCTAAAAGATAAGCAAATAATCTGTGGCTCTGGTATGGCTGGACACTTTAGCTCAAACCTGATTAAAACCACAAAATTTGCTAAAAACGTTTATATTTGCGGAGATATGAAAAATGAGGCGAAATTTCATCAAGGACTAATGGCGCCACGCGTTGGAATATGTGCAAATCATCAGGCAAATATGGCTTTAAGGCTACTTATGGGACTAGCAGAATGA
- a CDS encoding metal-sulfur cluster assembly factor, with product MRDKIYKELSTIVDPEVGFDIVSLGLIYDVKVNGDKAKVTMTLSTKACPLHELILSWVNDATLRVEGIKECEIDLVWEPEWNILMASDEVKKALGV from the coding sequence ATGAGAGATAAAATTTACAAAGAGCTTTCAACAATCGTTGATCCTGAAGTTGGCTTTGATATCGTATCCTTGGGTCTAATTTATGATGTCAAGGTTAACGGCGATAAAGCAAAGGTAACTATGACACTATCGACCAAAGCTTGTCCACTTCACGAGCTTATTTTAAGCTGGGTAAATGACGCTACGCTTAGAGTTGAAGGGATAAAAGAGTGCGAGATAGATTTAGTTTGGGAGCCTGAGTGGAATATACTAATGGCTAGTGATGAGGTTAAAAAAGCTTTAGGAGTTTAA
- a CDS encoding pyridoxal phosphate-dependent aminotransferase, producing MIAKRIQTLSESLTIAISSRAKQLKAEGIDIISFSAGEPDFDTPQSIKDAVKIALDKGCGKYTPVPGSQDVLKAIATKLKRDNNLEYTTNQIITTVGGKHALFNVFQALIDEGDEVIIPAPYWVSYPEMVKYCGGVPVFIEADDSTEFKISAEQLKKAITPKTKILSLNYPTNPTGAVYTKKELEEIAQVLKGTNIIVTSDEIYEKIIFEGEFISPASISEDMFKRTITINGLSKCGAMPGWRFGYTACAIDEINIAMKKLQSQCTSNISSIVQAGAIAGLLGKSDDDIEYMKNEYKKRRDIAVKMINEIEGLSVSSPKGAFYLFINCKDVEPDDMKFCQKMLEEARVACVPGVGFGMSGYFRLSFATDIESIKKGIERIAKFIKEYK from the coding sequence ATGATAGCAAAACGTATTCAAACCCTAAGCGAATCCCTAACAATCGCCATAAGCTCACGTGCAAAACAGCTAAAAGCCGAGGGTATTGACATAATAAGCTTTAGTGCTGGAGAGCCTGACTTTGACACCCCACAAAGTATAAAAGATGCCGTAAAAATAGCACTAGATAAAGGCTGTGGAAAATACACGCCAGTTCCTGGTTCACAAGATGTTTTAAAAGCGATTGCTACAAAGCTAAAAAGAGATAACAACCTAGAATACACCACAAATCAAATCATCACAACAGTTGGCGGAAAACACGCACTTTTTAACGTGTTTCAAGCACTCATAGATGAGGGTGATGAGGTTATCATACCAGCACCTTACTGGGTAAGCTATCCTGAAATGGTAAAATACTGCGGTGGCGTGCCTGTTTTTATCGAGGCTGATGACAGCACAGAGTTTAAAATAAGTGCAGAGCAACTTAAAAAAGCAATAACACCAAAGACTAAAATTTTATCACTAAACTATCCGACCAATCCAACTGGAGCGGTATATACAAAAAAAGAGCTAGAAGAGATAGCACAGGTTTTAAAAGGTACTAACATCATAGTCACAAGTGATGAAATTTATGAAAAAATCATCTTTGAAGGCGAGTTTATCTCTCCTGCTAGTATAAGCGAAGATATGTTTAAACGCACAATCACAATAAACGGCTTAAGCAAATGTGGTGCTATGCCTGGCTGGAGATTTGGATATACAGCTTGTGCGATAGATGAGATAAATATCGCTATGAAAAAACTTCAAAGCCAATGTACTAGCAACATAAGCTCTATCGTTCAAGCTGGAGCCATAGCAGGACTTCTTGGTAAAAGTGACGATGATATAGAGTATATGAAAAACGAATACAAAAAACGCCGAGATATCGCCGTAAAGATGATAAACGAGATAGAAGGCTTAAGTGTAAGCAGTCCAAAAGGGGCATTTTATCTATTTATAAACTGCAAGGATGTTGAGCCAGATGATATGAAATTTTGCCAAAAAATGCTAGAAGAGGCAAGAGTTGCTTGTGTACCTGGCGTTGGTTTTGGTATGAGTGGCTACTTTAGACTAAGCTTTGCAACCGACATAGAAAGTATAAAAAAGGGCATAGAGCGAATAGCTAAATTTATAAAAGAGTATAAATGA
- the hypD gene encoding hydrogenase formation protein HypD: MDLINDFRDKRLILALSERIKSISKEPLNIMEICGGHTHSIMKFGLTNLVGEHINFIHGPGCPVCVMPKSRIDEACKLASLDGVIFCTLADMLRVPGSHTSLLKLRAEGSDIRALYSPLDCLKIASQNPDKKVIFFAIGFETTTPMSASLIEKALQMGLKNLYFHINHVTIPAAIRAIMDDKDVKIGAFLAPSHVSVITGSAVYNELANEFKTPIAVSGFEPLDMMASVLNLVEQQNLGSYEVFNEYSRVVSEQGNLKAKELVNRYFDLCDFEWRGLGEIKSSGMGLKKEFDFINARVAFDCEVVSKGESKACICGQILRGHAKPYDCKVFAKACTPQTPIGSCMVSGEGACAAYYKYAKEVKCG, translated from the coding sequence ATGGATCTCATAAATGATTTTCGCGATAAAAGGTTGATTTTAGCCCTTAGTGAGCGTATTAAGAGTATTAGCAAAGAGCCACTTAATATAATGGAAATTTGTGGTGGACACACTCACTCGATAATGAAATTTGGACTTACAAATTTAGTCGGAGAGCATATAAATTTCATACACGGACCAGGGTGTCCAGTTTGTGTTATGCCAAAAAGTAGGATAGATGAGGCTTGTAAGTTAGCTTCACTTGATGGTGTGATATTTTGCACCTTAGCTGATATGCTAAGAGTGCCTGGATCGCACACTAGCCTTTTAAAGCTACGCGCAGAGGGCAGTGATATTAGGGCACTTTACTCGCCACTTGATTGCTTAAAAATAGCCAGTCAAAATCCAGATAAAAAGGTTATATTTTTTGCAATTGGCTTTGAAACCACGACGCCTATGAGTGCTAGTTTGATAGAAAAAGCCTTGCAAATGGGGCTAAAAAATTTGTATTTTCATATAAATCACGTCACTATCCCAGCTGCCATAAGAGCTATAATGGACGATAAAGATGTGAAAATAGGGGCGTTTTTGGCACCATCTCACGTTAGTGTGATTACTGGAAGTGCTGTGTATAACGAACTTGCAAATGAGTTTAAAACCCCAATAGCAGTTAGCGGTTTTGAGCCACTTGATATGATGGCTAGTGTTTTAAATTTAGTCGAGCAACAAAATTTAGGAAGCTATGAAGTTTTTAATGAATACTCAAGGGTTGTTAGCGAACAAGGAAATTTAAAGGCAAAAGAGCTGGTAAATAGATATTTTGATTTATGTGATTTTGAGTGGAGAGGGCTTGGAGAGATAAAATCAAGTGGTATGGGGCTTAAAAAAGAGTTTGACTTTATCAATGCGAGGGTTGCCTTTGACTGTGAGGTCGTAAGCAAAGGCGAAAGCAAAGCCTGTATATGCGGTCAAATTTTAAGAGGTCACGCAAAGCCTTATGACTGCAAGGTTTTCGCAAAGGCTTGTACTCCACAAACTCCAATAGGTTCTTGTATGGTTTCAGGAGAGGGTGCTTGTGCCGCCTACTACAAATATGCAAAAGAGGTAAAATGCGGATAA
- the hypB gene encoding hydrogenase nickel incorporation protein HypB, which produces MCKDCGCSVSGWHTHADGTSHSHTHSHPTLNDSKTIDVITKILSVNDEQALKNRAELEKRKILGINLMSSPGAGKTTLLEATIKGGKFKIGVVEGDLETNADADRIAKAGAPAFQISTGQTCHLDAFMVNHGILHIPLDTLELLFVENVGNLVCPASYDIGTHINVVLLSVPEGDDKVAKYPVMFKNANLVVVTKATLLEHFEFDIDKVKREARKLNPNVDVIVLDSKSGEGLDAWFSFLEFKRKAL; this is translated from the coding sequence ATGTGTAAAGATTGCGGTTGCTCGGTTTCTGGTTGGCATACTCACGCTGACGGGACTAGTCACTCTCACACTCATTCGCACCCTACGTTAAACGACTCAAAAACGATAGATGTTATAACTAAAATTTTATCGGTAAATGACGAACAAGCGCTTAAAAATAGGGCAGAGCTAGAGAAGCGAAAAATTTTAGGGATAAATTTGATGAGTAGTCCTGGTGCTGGTAAAACTACGCTTTTAGAGGCTACGATAAAGGGCGGTAAGTTTAAAATAGGCGTTGTAGAGGGAGATCTTGAGACAAATGCGGACGCGGACAGGATAGCTAAAGCTGGTGCTCCAGCCTTTCAAATAAGCACTGGTCAGACGTGTCATCTTGATGCTTTTATGGTTAATCACGGAATTTTACATATACCACTTGATACACTTGAGCTACTTTTTGTAGAAAATGTCGGAAATTTGGTATGTCCTGCTAGTTATGATATAGGAACTCACATAAATGTTGTGCTTCTTTCTGTGCCTGAGGGAGATGATAAAGTTGCAAAATATCCTGTGATGTTTAAAAACGCAAATCTTGTTGTGGTTACAAAAGCTACCCTTTTAGAGCATTTTGAGTTTGATATAGACAAGGTAAAGCGTGAAGCTAGAAAACTAAATCCAAATGTCGATGTTATCGTGCTAGATAGTAAAAGTGGAGAGGGGCTAGACGCTTGGTTTTCATTTTTGGAATTTAAAAGAAAGGCTTTGTAA
- a CDS encoding AAA family ATPase, producing the protein MQKFNKKNIIFIVGGLLVCLLVFAWIKSEPEDISYARYEVLLSQNAIQKASIDDGYVYLYTTQGRYRILMYAIDIGVLSRSVPTTKNSSFNGVEYAVLFSFMVVVFFILVILVARILVKNLKAQTKDNKTQATAFEIEGMLSNNIIPAISNVKFSDVAGIDEVKVELNEIVDFLKNPSKYREFGIKMPKGVLMVGPPGVGKTLVAKAVAGEANVPFFYQNGASFVQIYVGVGAKRVRELFSRAKAMAPSIVFIDEIDAVGKSRGDGRNDEREATLNQLLTEMDGFLDNSGVIVIAATNRIEMIDDALLRAGRFDRRIFLSLPDLKDREAILKTYLKNKVTNVNIKDIAKMSVGFSGAALNTLVNEAAISALRRKSGVIELMDFESVQSKVVFGQKKALSYSQKDKKIQADYQAAKAISAYWFDIKFDKISLTQDRFVAPEFEIVSKSSMFSKLKVLLSGIVRLELVYADTFSNSADDLRDAKELATKMVYEFGMSQSLLPNQNDVENLLKQAKDEIREFMSGMSIQSELVADHLLKFEVIQREQIAEILNKTYE; encoded by the coding sequence ATGCAAAAATTTAATAAAAAAAATATCATTTTTATAGTTGGTGGATTACTTGTTTGTTTGCTAGTTTTTGCGTGGATAAAGAGTGAGCCAGAGGATATAAGCTACGCAAGATACGAGGTGCTTTTAAGTCAAAATGCCATACAAAAGGCAAGCATTGATGATGGATATGTATATCTTTACACGACGCAAGGAAGATATAGGATTCTTATGTATGCCATTGATATTGGTGTTTTATCAAGAAGCGTTCCGACTACAAAAAACTCAAGCTTTAACGGCGTTGAATACGCGGTTTTGTTTAGTTTTATGGTTGTTGTATTTTTTATCTTAGTTATCTTAGTTGCTAGAATTTTGGTTAAAAATCTAAAAGCTCAAACAAAAGATAACAAAACACAAGCCACAGCCTTTGAGATAGAGGGTATGCTCTCAAATAACATAATACCCGCAATATCAAATGTAAAATTTTCTGATGTAGCCGGGATTGATGAGGTAAAAGTAGAGCTAAATGAGATAGTTGATTTTTTAAAAAATCCATCAAAGTATAGAGAATTTGGTATAAAAATGCCAAAAGGTGTTTTGATGGTAGGACCTCCTGGCGTTGGAAAGACGCTTGTTGCAAAGGCTGTTGCAGGAGAGGCAAATGTGCCGTTTTTTTATCAAAATGGTGCTAGTTTTGTGCAAATTTATGTCGGAGTTGGTGCAAAACGAGTAAGGGAGCTGTTCTCACGTGCAAAGGCTATGGCTCCGTCAATTGTATTTATAGATGAGATAGACGCCGTTGGAAAGAGCAGGGGAGATGGGAGGAATGATGAGCGAGAGGCTACGCTAAATCAGCTTTTAACAGAGATGGACGGCTTTTTGGATAACTCTGGCGTGATAGTTATAGCGGCCACAAATCGTATCGAGATGATAGATGACGCACTTCTTAGAGCTGGGAGATTTGATAGGAGAATTTTCCTTTCGCTGCCTGATTTAAAAGATAGAGAAGCGATACTTAAAACATATCTAAAAAATAAAGTCACAAATGTAAATATTAAAGATATCGCAAAAATGAGTGTTGGTTTTAGCGGAGCTGCTTTAAATACGCTTGTTAATGAAGCCGCCATAAGTGCATTAAGACGAAAGAGCGGAGTTATTGAACTTATGGATTTTGAGAGTGTGCAAAGCAAGGTTGTTTTTGGTCAAAAAAAGGCACTTAGCTACTCACAAAAAGATAAAAAAATCCAAGCCGATTATCAAGCCGCAAAGGCGATAAGCGCGTATTGGTTTGATATAAAATTTGATAAAATTTCACTCACTCAAGATAGATTTGTGGCTCCTGAGTTTGAGATAGTTTCAAAAAGCAGTATGTTTTCTAAGCTTAAGGTTCTGCTATCTGGTATAGTAAGACTTGAGCTTGTCTATGCAGATACGTTTTCAAATTCCGCCGATGATTTAAGAGATGCAAAAGAGCTTGCAACTAAAATGGTTTATGAGTTTGGTATGTCACAGTCTTTACTTCCAAATCAAAATGATGTTGAAAATTTGCTAAAACAAGCAAAAGATGAGATTAGAGAATTTATGAGCGGTATGAGCATCCAAAGTGAGCTGGTCGCCGATCATCTTTTGAAATTTGAAGTCATACAAAGAGAGCAGATAGCTGAAATTTTAAATAAAACGTATGAATAA
- the hisS gene encoding histidine--tRNA ligase has protein sequence MITTLRGMKDILHEDSRLYEKIISVCEDVAKKYGFNLIKTPHLEQTTLFKRSVGESSDIVGKEMYQFIDKGENDVCLRPEGTAGVVRAFIENKLDKAGGIYRYFYHGSMFRYERPQKGRLREFHQFGVESFGVGSVYEDASVILLVAEIFNRLNISYTLKLNSLGDSDSMPIYRQKLLSFIDKHKDEICDDCKRRREINPIRVLDCKNEKCQEIYKNAPVMIENLSPNAKSDFDKLREILSTNGVKYEVDTKLVRGLDYYCKTAFEFVSDEIGSQSAIAGGGRYDKLVEYLGGKASYGIGFAMGIERIMEILKSKPNEQKRDGIYICALDEIGLDRIFNIATDLRKTHKVEVSFEAKKLAKHLQTADNKNAKILLCIGENELKNDEIWYKNLENKDEKTIKMQNLKDHL, from the coding sequence ATGATAACAACACTTCGCGGTATGAAAGACATTTTACACGAGGACTCAAGGCTTTATGAAAAAATCATTAGCGTATGCGAGGATGTCGCTAAAAAATATGGATTTAACCTTATAAAAACTCCGCATTTAGAGCAAACAACGCTATTTAAAAGAAGCGTAGGCGAAAGTAGTGATATAGTCGGCAAAGAGATGTATCAGTTTATCGACAAGGGCGAAAATGACGTATGTTTGCGACCAGAAGGCACAGCTGGAGTCGTTCGTGCCTTTATAGAAAACAAGCTTGATAAGGCTGGTGGAATTTATCGTTACTTTTATCACGGCTCAATGTTTCGCTACGAAAGACCGCAAAAAGGGCGTTTGCGTGAGTTTCATCAGTTTGGAGTAGAGAGTTTTGGCGTGGGTAGCGTGTATGAAGACGCTAGTGTAATACTTTTGGTTGCTGAAATTTTTAACCGCCTAAATATAAGCTACACACTAAAACTAAACTCACTTGGAGATAGCGATAGTATGCCTATATACAGGCAAAAACTTTTAAGTTTTATAGATAAACACAAAGATGAAATTTGCGATGATTGTAAACGAAGACGCGAGATTAACCCTATTCGTGTGCTTGATTGTAAAAACGAAAAGTGTCAAGAAATTTATAAAAACGCACCGGTTATGATAGAAAATTTAAGCCCAAATGCAAAGTCTGATTTTGATAAATTGCGTGAAATTCTAAGCACAAACGGCGTAAAATATGAAGTAGATACAAAGCTTGTTAGAGGACTTGATTACTATTGCAAAACGGCATTTGAGTTTGTAAGCGACGAGATTGGCTCTCAAAGTGCCATAGCTGGTGGTGGCAGATATGATAAGCTTGTTGAGTATCTTGGCGGAAAGGCTAGTTACGGCATAGGTTTTGCAATGGGGATTGAGCGCATAATGGAGATTTTAAAATCAAAACCAAACGAGCAAAAGCGAGATGGGATATATATCTGTGCACTTGATGAGATCGGACTAGATAGGATTTTTAATATCGCTACAGACCTTAGAAAAACGCACAAAGTTGAAGTTTCATTTGAAGCAAAAAAACTAGCAAAACACCTACAAACAGCAGATAATAAAAATGCAAAAATTTTACTATGTATCGGCGAAAACGAACTTAAAAACGACGAAATTTGGTATAAAAATTTAGAAAATAAAGATGAGAAAACGATAAAAATGCAAAATTTAAAGGATCATTTATAA
- the mog gene encoding molybdopterin adenylyltransferase gives MKAKIGILTLSDRASEGIYEDKSGVAIRECLDEWIVSEREYFYEVIPDEFELIKQRLVFMTDELGCDLVLTTGGTGPALRDVTPEATEAVCEKMMPGFGEMMRSESLKYVPTAILSRQTAGIRKHCLIINLPGNPKAIRECLEPVFPAVPYCIDLIEGAYIQTDETKMKVFRPKQKKIS, from the coding sequence ATGAAGGCAAAAATAGGAATTTTAACCCTTAGCGATAGAGCTAGTGAGGGAATTTACGAAGATAAATCAGGCGTTGCAATACGCGAGTGTTTAGATGAGTGGATAGTAAGCGAACGTGAGTATTTTTATGAGGTTATACCAGATGAGTTTGAGCTTATAAAACAGAGGCTTGTATTTATGACAGATGAGCTTGGTTGCGACCTAGTGCTTACAACTGGTGGGACTGGCCCGGCTCTTAGAGATGTTACGCCTGAGGCGACAGAGGCTGTTTGTGAGAAGATGATGCCTGGATTTGGGGAAATGATGAGAAGCGAGAGCCTAAAATACGTCCCAACAGCCATACTCTCTCGCCAAACAGCGGGCATTAGAAAACATTGTCTTATTATAAATTTGCCAGGCAACCCAAAGGCGATACGCGAGTGTCTTGAGCCAGTTTTCCCAGCGGTGCCTTATTGTATCGATCTTATAGAGGGTGCGTATATTCAAACTGATGAGACAAAAATGAAAGTCTTTAGGCCAAAACAGAAGAAAATTTCATAA
- a CDS encoding DUF1523 family protein — MKNIFKNTIFGIILAIHAVAICVINFSMPSYKALNITGIEVKRMDKDGFINKERVVNGAVRDVYFIYTKTPQSIDDVISFRNEDTRWGYPFYMKFNSADLQAKAAALAESKSLVQIKYYGWRLPIFHEFFNAVSIKKIESKDELSMPIFSYLFYFLTLVSLIYCLIFTNNKFKH; from the coding sequence ATGAAAAATATATTTAAAAATACGATATTTGGTATCATACTAGCAATCCACGCAGTAGCAATATGTGTTATAAATTTCTCTATGCCAAGCTATAAAGCCCTAAATATAACTGGCATAGAGGTTAAACGTATGGATAAAGACGGCTTTATAAATAAGGAGCGAGTTGTAAATGGAGCTGTAAGAGACGTGTATTTTATCTATACAAAAACACCACAAAGTATAGATGATGTCATATCTTTTAGAAACGAAGACACTCGCTGGGGATATCCATTTTATATGAAATTTAACTCAGCCGACCTACAAGCAAAAGCAGCCGCACTAGCAGAAAGCAAGTCACTAGTGCAGATAAAATACTATGGTTGGCGTCTCCCTATATTTCACGAGTTTTTTAACGCCGTTTCTATTAAAAAAATAGAGAGCAAGGACGAGCTGTCTATGCCGATTTTTAGCTATCTGTTTTATTTTTTAACACTCGTTTCTCTTATTTACTGCTTAATTTTTACAAATAATAAATTTAAGCATTGA